In Pasteurella multocida subsp. multocida OH4807, a genomic segment contains:
- a CDS encoding NapC protein (COG3005 Nitrate/TMAO reductases, membrane-bound tetraheme cytochrome c subunit) — protein sequence MLNLIKRFWRWFRTPSRIAVGTLITLAFIAGIVSWVGFNYGMEQTNTEAFCVDCHRNDVYPEYLHTAHYQNRSGVKATCPDCHVPHEFIPKMIRKLQASREVYAHVMGYTDTIEKFNSRRLHMAEREWARLKANDSQECRNCHNFENMDFSQQKTVAEKMHALAVKEGKTCIDCHKGIAHQLPDMSGVESGFTSEQK from the coding sequence ATGTTGAACTTAATTAAACGCTTTTGGAGATGGTTCCGCACACCAAGTCGTATTGCGGTAGGGACCTTAATCACCCTTGCATTTATTGCGGGGATCGTATCTTGGGTAGGCTTTAACTACGGAATGGAACAAACCAACACGGAAGCTTTCTGTGTGGACTGTCACCGTAATGACGTTTACCCTGAATATTTACACACAGCGCACTACCAAAACCGTAGTGGTGTGAAAGCAACTTGCCCAGACTGTCACGTACCGCACGAATTTATTCCAAAAATGATTCGTAAATTACAGGCAAGCCGTGAAGTGTATGCCCACGTAATGGGTTATACCGACACCATTGAGAAATTCAACTCTCGTCGTTTACATATGGCAGAACGTGAGTGGGCGAGATTAAAAGCCAACGATTCTCAAGAGTGCCGTAACTGTCATAACTTTGAGAATATGGATTTCAGCCAACAAAAAACTGTTGCTGAAAAAATGCACGCACTAGCAGTAAAAGAAGGCAAAACCTGTATTGATTGTCATAAAGGCATTGCTCACCAATTACCTGATATGAGTGGTGTAGAGTCGGGTTTTACTTCTGAACAAAAATAA
- the napH gene encoding quinol dehydrogenase membrane component (COG0348 Polyferredoxin), translated as MANSPKYTGKEAREKLGWWYANRFLFWRRLTQLSILAMFLSGPYLGVWILKGNYSGSLLFDIIPMTDPLIVAESIATGFIPTMTALLGVVIVIATYAILGSRIFCAWVCPLNVVTDASAWLRRKLEIRQSAKLPRGLRYGILLMILVGSAVSGLLLWEWLNPVAALGRALIYGFGATVWLVLAVFLFDLFIVEHGWCGHLCPIGAAYGVIGAKGILRVKVENRSKCDNCMDCYNVCPEPQVLRAPLHGKNNESPLVLSKDCISCGRCIDVCPEKVFIFTTRFNNSVNHSGE; from the coding sequence ATGGCAAATTCACCGAAATATACCGGCAAAGAAGCGCGCGAAAAATTAGGTTGGTGGTATGCAAATCGCTTTTTATTCTGGCGACGCTTAACTCAACTGAGTATTTTAGCGATGTTTTTAAGTGGACCTTACTTAGGCGTTTGGATTTTAAAAGGCAATTACAGTGGTAGTTTGCTTTTCGATATTATCCCAATGACTGATCCACTTATTGTGGCAGAAAGTATTGCAACGGGATTTATTCCAACAATGACCGCACTTTTAGGTGTTGTCATCGTGATTGCTACATACGCAATTCTCGGCAGCCGTATTTTCTGTGCGTGGGTTTGCCCGCTCAATGTGGTGACGGATGCTTCGGCTTGGTTAAGACGTAAACTTGAAATTCGCCAATCTGCAAAATTGCCACGTGGTTTACGTTACGGCATTTTGCTAATGATCCTCGTAGGGAGTGCCGTAAGTGGCTTACTCCTATGGGAATGGCTAAACCCTGTTGCTGCCTTAGGTCGAGCGTTAATTTACGGTTTTGGTGCCACAGTTTGGCTCGTGTTGGCGGTTTTCTTATTTGATTTATTTATCGTAGAACACGGTTGGTGCGGACATTTATGCCCAATTGGTGCAGCTTATGGTGTGATCGGCGCCAAAGGTATCCTTCGTGTCAAAGTCGAAAACCGAAGCAAATGCGACAATTGTATGGACTGTTATAACGTCTGCCCAGAACCTCAAGTGTTACGCGCACCTTTACACGGAAAAAATAACGAAAGCCCACTTGTGCTTTCAAAAGATTGTATCAGTTGTGGACGTTGTATAGACGTTTGCCCTGAAAAAGTATTTATCTTTACAACTCGATTTAATAATTCAGTTAATCATTCGGGGGAGTGA
- a CDS encoding hypothetical protein (COG0758 Predicted Rossmann fold nucleotide-binding protein involved in DNA uptake): MEQLTIALLRLAQLPRLGATGIQRLLKHVSIEDLLHYDAPTLRYIGWTEGQIKRWFQPNQHHIDSALRWAEKHNHHIVHCFDSAYPHLLAQIDAAPPLLFVAGELAILSEPQIAIVGSRQCSNYGEYWAKHFAVELTLAGLIVTSGLALGIDGFCHQAVVEIQGKTIAVLGSGLAQIYPRQHKRLAQAILEQGGALVSEFLPEHPPIADNFPRRNRIISGLALGTLVIEASDRSGSLITARYALEQNREVFALPSNIQNEASRGCHQLIKQGAMLVEAVQDIVDNLPPYYAMPISPLSCSVQNPSRLPRTVSPADQPVPVYPTLFAQIGYRPITIDLLSQQLALPIDTLLVQLLELELQGLVIVEEGGYKRT, from the coding sequence ATGGAACAGCTGACAATAGCCTTATTACGCCTCGCTCAACTGCCTCGTTTAGGGGCAACAGGTATTCAGCGTTTGTTGAAACACGTGAGTATTGAGGATTTATTACACTATGATGCCCCGACACTAAGGTATATTGGTTGGACAGAAGGACAGATTAAACGTTGGTTTCAACCTAATCAGCACCACATTGACTCTGCATTACGTTGGGCGGAAAAACACAATCATCATATTGTACATTGTTTTGATTCCGCTTATCCTCATTTACTCGCACAAATTGATGCCGCTCCGCCATTATTATTTGTAGCGGGGGAGTTAGCGATACTCTCTGAACCACAAATTGCGATCGTAGGCAGTCGACAGTGTTCAAATTATGGTGAATATTGGGCAAAACACTTCGCCGTCGAACTTACACTGGCGGGTTTGATCGTGACAAGCGGATTGGCACTAGGAATTGATGGTTTTTGCCATCAAGCTGTTGTTGAAATTCAGGGCAAAACCATTGCGGTACTCGGAAGCGGTTTAGCACAGATTTATCCTCGTCAGCACAAAAGATTAGCGCAAGCGATTCTTGAACAAGGCGGCGCATTAGTCTCAGAGTTTTTGCCCGAACACCCTCCTATCGCAGATAATTTCCCACGTCGTAATCGGATTATTAGTGGGTTGGCACTCGGCACGCTAGTTATTGAGGCAAGTGATCGCAGTGGCTCGTTAATTACGGCACGTTATGCACTTGAGCAAAATCGAGAGGTATTTGCGCTACCCAGTAATATTCAAAATGAAGCCAGCCGTGGATGTCATCAGCTAATTAAACAAGGGGCGATGTTAGTCGAAGCGGTACAAGATATTGTTGACAACTTGCCACCTTATTATGCAATGCCGATTAGCCCACTTTCTTGTTCGGTACAAAATCCTTCAAGATTACCTCGTACTGTGTCACCTGCTGATCAACCAGTTCCTGTTTATCCGACGCTTTTTGCACAGATTGGTTATCGACCGATAACTATCGATCTTTTGTCACAACAACTGGCTTTACCGATTGATACTTTGTTAGTGCAACTGTTGGAATTAGAGTTACAAGGTTTAGTGATAGTTGAAGAGGGAGGATATAAACGCACGTAA
- the napG gene encoding quinol dehydrogenase periplasmic component (COG1145 Ferredoxin) — protein sequence MKKPVVNPERRRFFKDATRTACGLAGVGLLLGLQQKQSLAREGVALRPPFAIADDQAFSAACIRCGQCVQACPYDMLHLASLLSPMEAGTPYFIARDKPCEMCEDIPCAKACPTGALDNQATDINDARMGLSVLLDQETCLNWQGLRCDVCYRVCPLIGKAITLEMQHNDRSDKHAKFIPTVHSDACTGCGKCEEACVLEVAAIKVLPMDLAKGMLGQHYRLGWEEKEKAGHSLAPEGIITLPTRLPESL from the coding sequence ATGAAAAAACCAGTTGTGAATCCCGAACGTCGCCGATTTTTTAAAGATGCTACTCGCACTGCATGTGGGTTGGCAGGGGTTGGCTTGTTATTAGGGTTGCAACAAAAACAAAGTCTAGCACGTGAAGGTGTGGCATTACGACCGCCATTTGCCATTGCAGACGATCAGGCTTTTTCCGCAGCGTGCATTCGTTGCGGACAATGTGTGCAGGCTTGTCCGTATGATATGTTGCATTTAGCCTCACTCTTATCACCAATGGAAGCGGGAACGCCTTATTTCATTGCACGTGATAAACCTTGTGAAATGTGCGAAGACATTCCTTGTGCCAAAGCCTGTCCAACAGGGGCATTAGATAATCAAGCGACCGACATTAATGACGCACGTATGGGCTTATCTGTCTTGCTCGATCAGGAAACTTGCTTGAACTGGCAAGGTTTGCGCTGTGATGTATGCTATCGCGTTTGTCCATTAATTGGTAAAGCGATCACTCTCGAAATGCAACATAATGATCGTTCTGATAAACACGCGAAATTTATTCCAACCGTTCATTCCGATGCGTGTACAGGTTGTGGTAAATGCGAAGAAGCCTGTGTGTTAGAAGTTGCGGCTATCAAAGTGCTACCGATGGATCTGGCAAAAGGTATGCTAGGTCAACATTATCGTTTAGGTTGGGAAGAGAAAGAAAAAGCGGGTCATTCACTCGCGCCAGAAGGCATCATTACTCTACCAACACGTTTACCGGAGAGTTTGTAA
- a CDS encoding NapB protein (COG3043 Nitrate reductase cytochrome c-type subunit), producing the protein MKKTILILTALFAFSSQANDVKVGHGIQDSPEHITPAFHNAPKESDLAPLNYVNQPPMVPHATKNYQVTKNINQCLTCHSPEASRVTGATRISPTHFMDRDGNIVGGTSPRRYFCLQCHVSQSDVEPIVQNEFKPMAGFGK; encoded by the coding sequence ATGAAAAAAACTATTCTAATTTTAACCGCACTTTTCGCTTTCTCTTCACAAGCAAATGATGTAAAAGTTGGCCACGGTATTCAAGACTCGCCAGAGCATATTACGCCAGCATTCCACAATGCACCGAAAGAAAGCGACTTAGCACCATTAAACTATGTAAACCAACCACCAATGGTGCCGCACGCGACAAAAAATTACCAAGTGACTAAAAATATTAACCAATGTTTAACTTGCCACAGCCCAGAAGCATCACGTGTAACAGGTGCAACACGTATTAGCCCGACCCACTTTATGGATCGTGACGGCAATATCGTCGGTGGAACATCACCACGTCGTTACTTCTGCTTACAGTGCCACGTTTCTCAATCTGATGTTGAGCCTATCGTACAAAACGAATTTAAACCAATGGCTGGCTTTGGCAAATAA